CAACAAAATATAGTAAAAATGGTATGCAGCACGTACGCTAGAATTCAACAGGTTGTATTGCGTTGTATTATTTCTGCTATTATCACCTACAAATCAATccattaaaatatctaaataaaccCCAGAAATGGCTTATCTTCTAAGCAAACTACTTATTACTCAAACACTTAATCTATACAAAAGAACAATCCCACTTAAGGTCCACAAACTAAGCATCAAAAtcatcattaaataataataataataataataataataataataataataataataaattatttccaattaataaaattgaaattaccCGAAAAGTCTCTCCAAGTTTTACTTATTCACAAATTGTCCAACTCAATTTgggtattataaaaaaaaatattttttaatttactttttaaagCTTCTCTTATAAAGATAGCTGACATTGACCGAAATATCTCTCAGTATTTTAAGATGAAACACATAGTATTAAACAGAAAGATcagatattaaatataaaaaataaatattaaacgaaaaaaaataatatattaagtgaaaatatATGTGTTTACACATAAATAtgtaatgttaaacaaaaaatatacttattaaACAAGAAGTatatgtaaaatagaataaattgacATAATTAACTACAGTgattgaaaataaagtaaactaaaaaaaatagtctAAAAATTCATTTGTCATAAGGTTTGtctgaaaaattttaaaatttttaggatctataattaattttttcttaataaaaaaaataacaataaaaaaattgtggtAGTAGTGTCACCAACTTGTCTCTCTCATGGCCATACATCGACCATAACACACACGCACACTCTCTATATCCACACGTGCTCATCACGTGTAAACCAGCTAATGGTTGGCCATAAGATAACAATGAAGATAGGAAGAGCGCTAGCAAACTCCTTAATTTTGTTATCTAGTGACATAGGAACCCCCAAGGAAGCTTCACTCTCCCATCTGTCCCTCAGTCTCATTCAACTATTTTAAAGAGAGAACATGCTCATAATattgatgaattaaaaaaaaaattgattttcataaattacaagaattatatgtataacaataaatataaattttaaataaaatattaacaaaaataaattgaatattGACTTGTATAGGAGAATTCGAAGATAGTAATATAACATACAGTGGAGTAAGAGAATGTAATGAAtcactataataaaaatgataaatagtaaTAGAGAACCGATCGATCATACGAGAATGTGGAATCAAAGTTTCTGGTGGTGACTTGTCTTTATGGTAGTACCCTTTGTCTCATCAATACTAGTTGGTTGTGATCCTTACTAACAAAAATTGCTAAAACTAATTAGAAACTTAAATTATTATTCTCCCATTAACAAATACTTATATAAgtacattaatattttttgaattatataagTACTGTTCAAATCTCTcattaactaattaaaaacttatataagTACTGTTCAAAGCTCTCCCAACAGTATTATTCCCTGTACTGTTTATACACTGTTCACCCGGGTTcctattctcatactgtacatatactgtacatccgggttccagtactgtttagTATTGTTTATATTCAGTAAAAAAAGCGACTATTGATCTATTATTCAGAATTATATATACCCAAAGTATATTTGAATCTTGATActtaaaatgacaaaaaaaaaaaaagacatagcAATTGAATTATCATAACATTATTAATATCGGAGATAAACAAAAGGATTTagacaaaaatatatagttaagaatcaaaattgtatttttcaagtttaagcaaaaaatatatttttttaagcgaTAAAGCAAATGACAAATGGGTATGAAAATGCACTAGTTATATATGGTGGCTTGATAACAAGAAATATATTTTCCTCTTACATTATGTATATGTGGGTAAAGTACAATAATGGCTTCTAAGATATACCTAAAAATGCATATTGATCTTATAACTACAAAAAATGCATTTTGGTTTTCACACTACAATCTTGCTTCAACCTAATCATTCTCTCTAATTTTGCCAACAAGAGGGCTAGTGATTTATCGCCACATCCACAATGCAGTTAAACAAAAGGGCTAACTTGCACATAAAGATATAGTTCAAGAATCCACATCTACAAGTCTCAAGTTTAATTAAGCATCAAATTTCACTTTCATTTACAcagtatgtatgtatgtatgtatgtacatgCTAAGAATCATTAAACTaaggataagataaataaacacAAGATTGTGACTATAAATACACAAGCATATATCATGATAAGGTAagatatgcatgcatgtacagAGTAATGAAATGAAGAGGTTGTCTTGGAAGCACATGCAGTTGTTTTCATGTAGAGCCCCCCATGAATTAAAGCCTTAAACAACTTGTCTGCCATGTCTAACAGAATCTCATCGTCATCCTCCTTCGTTAATTAATTTCCTGCCCATATTATTTGTAGGCCAAACTGTTTGTTCGGAGGCCACTTTCACCATGAAGAATATGAGGTCCTATTTATAGTAGTTgtgttcttcttccttctttctttctcctcTTTAGTTTTCTAAACATGGCTGGCATGTTACCTGGTGTTGAGTGTGCCCGGAGAAGAAGGTTTCATCAAGGCGGCTCTTCGGACTCTTCAATGGGTTCTCGCCGttcatctttttgtttataCACTACTAGCcatgtgtcacgccccgaacccggctcactGCATCTTGCGAGACAAACGACCATGAGACCCACAGGCGTGAGCCCCATAggctgcaaggcctcaaaaatCTGATCCGGGACCTGCAAAAACTATAATAACCCTAACCGAAGTTACAAgattacaaactctacaaagtACACAATACTTGGATATAGAagtccaaaaatacaaaaatacgaGGGATACACAATAACAAGAACTTAACATTTACAATAGGATAAGACAACAACTACAGACAATCTCTCAAGATCCACGCCGATCTATCACttttgatctgaaaaggatttaaaagaaaatccatgaaAGCTCACTAGCTTTCAAGTAAGTAATCcgaaaattgttttaaaacaatGACTTTTACTGAATCTCGATTTTtagatattaagaataattcaaagtttaaacatagtttaaaacaaatacaaaaataaatggttcaacagaggtatagttctcaagtagtaacgctattcaagataactaaaaatcaaaagaatactcGGGTTTTCGACTGCGAATAATTATTCGCTgaaatgagcataggtcttcaaaacataatttaaacaaaacaaaatacaaaagtgaaatattctaataaagaatatttacaaatatgattaTTCGAATTCAAAACCCGAAAATACGATATCAAAAATACGAGAAAATTTCAAGCAGggacaaatatttgtgttttctttgaaattcaaaaatcaaaaagggcaaacccaaaaaaataacaaattcaagAGTAAGTCTCCAAATTCATCGTAAGTGctaaaggtcatttgtttatccctCGGTGACGATCCGAGccaaaaataacagatatcatttatttaccctcagtgacccgagaTTGAATAccggtggccgttgattatttcaccgaacggacacggtctGAAACTCGAGTCTcactttcccaaaattacttgtcgacaaggtcggaTTTAACCCCCCATCGACGaggggttgcatatcgctcatttggagaccaaagcattcaaacaaaaaaactcaaggtTGAAATGCGGAATATTCATGaattttccaaatattcaaacaaaCAGAAATATACAATTTCATAATCCCAATTTAGGAAAAATAACTGAAAATACAGAAAttacttacaaaattaaataaataatttccaaaATCATTACTAAAAACTAATCACTATGCACATTTATATCTCACAAGCTCTGCATAACAATACTTCTAATATGTCTCATTCCAAAATGCATAACTCCCAGAATTTAAcatcaaatgcaaagatattttgtAGTAACTTAGGAAAATTCTGAACATTTTCCTTGTTTAATACTTGACCCAATTTTAGTCTCCGAGAATGAGAAAGATCATGTTAAATCTGAAGATTCTGCATATAGATGTCATCATGTGCAAGTCTTTTTAATGGGTCATAACTCATAATCTATAAATCCAATAAACATGAAATTTTGCAAATTGAAGGTCATGGTAATAAGGAATATTTTCTATTCTGAACACTTTGCCtaattttacatattaaatCCGGAAACTGGCCTCTAAATCTGCATGTCTACACAATAATACCTCCAAGACATGTCAACTATAATTGATCATATCTTATAGAATATATatccaataaatatgaaatttggcagGTAGATAGATCAAAGAAATCATtacaacttttcaattttaatcatctGGAAATTGTGCTTCTATGACCTCCGAATTTAGGCCCCAATTCCCATTCAACTCATTATCATAACTTAAAAATTCATTCTAGCAATTTCATGCATGAACATAGAATGTCGAAGTCTCAAATCTGTAATAATCCAGCCCAATAAACCTTGAAATATTGACTCTAAACCaccaaatcatttaatttatttcccaaGTGCTAACCTCACAATTTTATTAAGGATACCATCAAGGAAAAGCTATGATCTCCAAACTAGACAGTAAGTTAAAACCTGTCATTCAAGACTCAACCTTGCCTCAGAgttatagtacaacatttctCTTGATGTATTCACATCTAACATTCACCCCCATTAACATTTTCTCTAAACACATATATGCCCAACAGAACTGTACATCGTCTcaatattatcaataattagCATACACtctttaaaacataaaagcatCGACTATATATTAACTCAAGAGCTTTGATCTTATCCTCATACCATAATATGATCGTAACCCCATCGTATACgaacaaatagataaataaggAACTGgttacaaccaaatattctaatatatatgaTGCGTTAACATTTCAAGATAAGTAGTAGTCATTCTAAAAATAACATACCAAAACATAAATACTAAGTTTATAGCTAATTAAGGCCACAAATcagaaatacatgaaaatacctATTcgacaataaataattttatgattaataacaataagcaggaatatcataataaaataatagataataattttggcaagaaaaagaaattcttcCAATAATGAAAACATGAGTTCTCGGGGATTACTTACCTAAAAGAGAATCCTTCAACTTCTAAGACTCCAGTCGACACTAAAGCAACTTCTTGGGGTCTGTGAGAATGGCTTTGACATGCTATATGTTGGGGTATTAGAAGTTATCCAACAAGAGAGTGGTGTTAGCAAGAGGAACAGAGACAAACCTAACACCACCAACATACTCAACAAGACTAATGGCTTCCTTCACAGTATTAATCTCATGAGGCAGATCAAGAATAGTGTACTTAAATCACAAGGAAAAACATGAGCTATAGCTCTTGCCATAGTTCCAGTCCCTCCACCAACTTTAACGAATGACTTCAACCCATAAAACACGTCCCTGAAAGTCACAAtgacaacatcatcaacaaGCACCGAATCACTAGTCATACCATCATTGAACATCTTGTTAAACTCCAACTTCTCATCAGCCACATCCCCCAACCGattgccaaaaataaaacacaaaaggaGTCTCCTTTGAGCTCCTGAACCATGGACTCAGGACATGTGAAGAGCCACGCATGATTGGGTTGGCATGAGTAGATGCTTTGTGGCTCTGGAAGGATCTTGCTTTTTGGCGAAAAACACTAAGCAAACTAGTGTGATCATGAAGAGACCAAAAGCTTCAACCTTTGATGGTGAGATAGAGAGAGAGTAGAAGAAAGCTCAATGAGCTCCATCTcagcctttttctttttttctttttttgaaggtttctagagagagagaaagtgagAACTAGATGGCTACCAAATAATGTGAACAAGCTTCTCTCGGTTTTCAAGGTTTGCATGGAACGAGGTCAAGAATCCCGGCTTGAAAGGTCTTTACAAATGAATGGAAACAAGGCTGGGGCCCACACCATGATAGCCATCTCAACTCCAACTCCAACTCTAAGGTTTGATGTTCATCATTCATCTCCATTTTCAAAACTTCATGGTATTTAattagtactatatatatatatatatatatatgtttgtatagcAAAGGAGTGGTTCATTGAACAAAGAGTTTCATGCTTTGGCACTTGGAAGTATTGCAAGAGAGGCTAAAGAGAGGTTGGATGAGAGATTGAGAGCACAAAGAACCTCAGAGATAAagaggtaattaattaataaactattttatctttgaatttaagatatatatatatatataatgatttgaaTTAATGAAGTGTTGATGAAATGAATGTAGGTATAAGAGTATGGAAAGCATAAAGATTAATAAGAATGAAAGTGGGAGTGGAAGTGTTCATAGAGAGGTGTTTTGCTCAAAGAAAAGTGCAAGGAAGTTTAGTTGGATGAAGTTGGGATGGAAAAGGTCAGAAGAAGATGAGTGTGTGGTGTGCTTGGAAGAGTTTAAGAGAGGAGATATACTTGTGCATTTGCCATGCTTGCATAGGTTTCATTGGACTTGTGTTGTTCCTTGGATTGAGGCTAATTCTCATTGTCCTTGTTGTAGAACTAGTGTTTCCCTTGCTTCTCTTGAATCTTGCTgagcttatttattttattttatttcttctttgtgtgaattttaactaataatatatatcaagaatgttttttttgttctttttatggGTGGATTAATTATTGGATTGTGAGAGTCAAGTTGATGTTTTTATcaaaaggaggaggagaagaagaagactgtGTTATCCATTGAAGAGTTCcgtgaaacaaagaaaaatggcATGGGGTTTTTGCATGTGACCCCctcactctattttttttaaaacaaatcatgtgttttaaagaagaaaatcatggactttttttgtttattaaaaagagaagatgttattgtattttatatattgtataagatttaatataaacaaaggGGTAGAAGAAAAGTTGTTTTAAAGAATTTCAAATGTGAGAGAGTagcaaaataatttcattactTTTCAAGGGGGTGGAAGTAAAAAACCCCACAGAATGATTgtgcttttcttttccttctcaaAAGTGCAAACATAGCTACCTCCCCATGTGGGGCAACAACCAGTGTTTGTTACACAAGGGATTCGTGTTTgttaaataagtaattaattaattaattaaataatatatatatatatatatatatatattagtttcttttaataaatttataagtttCTGAGATCTTGATGTTTGAACATATATGTGCTGATTctcatgtttgtttgtttgttttttgtgttgAACACTTGAACTACCATTCCAAACTCTAGTTgctattttaattttcacatatgttcatttttatgaaatattattaataaatttaataatttatccatttttaaaaaaaaaattactacttTTTTCCCCCTTAAACTCTCAGCTATATATCTTtgaaataatttgaataaaaattttaaaagtaaccTCTCTTAGACTATCTTTGTAAGAGATTAATTTCaactatacatatacatacatgtatttatatcatttttttctcaatatattGTCATTTTTTAAGTGACTCCAACTCTTTTATAACCCATGCTCTTCTTTTAGCTCCTATACTTTGAATGGtttatcctttaattttttttaagaacaaTTATGTGGCCATGTTATGTTGATAAAATCAAAGTAACTTATTTGGGAAAAAAGACTTCAACACAAaggaaatcaaaacaaaatagagTTAGATGAAATTGATCCAAGTTGCAAAGGAGGGAGTATAAGTGTATAACAAGATGGTACCAATCAAAGAGTTGTGGGGCTATATCATAGTGGACAAATGTTTATGATATGTCTCTatattgatgaattgatgccacCCATTAAATCCAAAGatgaattattgaattttcttttcatctctcTCATAGTTCATTGTCattgacaatgatttttttttttttttctcttttctcagaAGTGTACATGAAAAGCTTATTTGCCTTGAACTTTCAAGAACATCtgcatttattaattaaataaatgatccATGGGATGCTGAGCATATCATAGGAATAACTTAAACTGACTACTTTGAAGAGTCTCATATGTTAATTAAGAATTGGAGGATTGTATTCTGATTATGAAGATATGTAATGTTTCATATATGCTAGttttttctttggttgattaggttttttttctattgttggtGAAATGTGAACAAAACACGAGTTGTATTTGAACTCTCTGTATTTGAGTTAGGAGGGAAAGAAAATATCAACTGTTCTATTGTAAGGTTGGTttagttgattattttttttatttttttatttgtattttacatGATAATTTTAGGAATTATAAACATAtcaatattatacatatatattctaatGAAGCAAACTGCGCCTTAGTTTAGTGACACTGGGTTCTCTACACAACACTGGGTTCTCTACACATGGACGAATATTAGAAGTTGAATCTCCAGCAAGCAAGTGAGGGTGTGATATAGGTAAAAAGTTTACATATACCCTTGACATGTGGcttgtatatatttgttaattttttttttaaagaaagagtCTATTGTTAGTTTTTTTCACCCAAAATTCTCTTATAAGagtatgttatatatatatatatatatatatatatataaaataatccaACGGTATGTTAACAATATTATTGTACTTATAAACAGTAATGTAGTGAAAAAAATATGCATAGTATTTTAATCTGAATTGTCCAACCATTTTTAGcacatatatattcaaacaTGCTATCTTCACAAATTAAAAATGTCCAACagtttctttttaaaagagtgtttgtaaaatattaataattttttctacCCTATATTAGAAAAATAGATTGAAGGTGCATGGTTATAGTTTGTAAAATAAGctgaattaattaataaatattatgaataataccttttcatatagaaaaacaatatataCATGTAACACAGAGAAAGGAGGTCAATCTCAAACCATGACCCtaaatcccaaatttggggtcatggTTGGTTTCAACCCATTCTCTTTTCCTACCCCAAATTTGGAGGTGGGGGGTGGGTGACCCCAAATTTAGGGTCTAACTATTGTAACCCCAAATTTGGGTCCcaacttattttataatttaattcaatattttttattttagtattataaataataaaaattattagttattaatttatataattaataatttaattataagttatattttaatataattataagtaatactttaatataattataaattttatgtgtaattaattatttaataataaaattttaattaaattgtaatCAATGGtgtgtttattaattatttatcaaactaattaaaaaatttataattaaattaaatcataaattaaagaatactttaaataatttttattagtaatatattatattgtaaataatattaaatcatcgttaaaaataattcatttcatgtattttgtggttaaatagtaataataataaaaaatgagatgggtaaaagaatattttttttttttgggtaaggTTTGGGGTTTGTGATTGGAGtataatttattgtagcaaaatcaaaTTTGAGATTTAGGGTAAAATTGAGGTTGTGGGTTGGAGATAGTAAGGGTTTAAtgtaaactttattttttttgaacatGACTAGAATTAGGAAAAATCGTTGtacacagtttttttttttaatatacttaaCAAATTTTACTAGTTccatttaattatttctctgtTGCTAtcattttagtttaaataatttgtgACATGTCTTTATATaaactttctaatttttttttattaattttacctCTACAAAACCAAGAtttttatacattatatttctgCAAATTAATGTTTTCCTTTGCCTAAAGtcgaataaaaatttttagcagACCCTACCGTTCTTCTAGTCAGGCCTGAGTCGTCAGACGGTGCCTTTCGCCTGATTAGATTTTATCTTCCTTTTTGTTCTAGCTCTTAGTTTATTTTCTGTCcttcctcacttctggtgagagttTTCTCTTCCTTGTactgttttctttattttaataaatcagtggtttatccactctttatcaaaaaaaaataaaaaaataaaaatttttttttttagaatttaccATGTGCCTTATTGGTTAAACATGACATAGAAACTCTCCAGATTTATTAGCaatgagttttattttatttttatttttttaaaattaataaatcacaattttattaaaaaaacatttcgatttattttttcatttaatgatatattatagTGTATCACATACCTATTGGCACCTCATCTCtcccttattttttttcctttcaattttttttttcccaacatCCATAATACAATCGAGTCATaactatagaaaaataaaaaaaaaattaatttttttattaaaaaatattaaattaaattaataaagaatAACTTTTtgatatctttctttttttttccagggattttaatttgtatttatattatgttaaaagaataaataaatcacattaaaTGAAGGGTTTACATTAaagtttgtaaaaaataaaaagatgtatCTATCATTAGAGGAGGCCATGTCATAATCTTTATAagttatccacttttatcaaataataataataataataataataataataataataataataataataataataatctttgaAAGCTTTTAATATATTGAAGAATCTTCATCTTCACGACATTGGCATTTCTAATAAtgatatgtgtgttttttaaaaaaagggtagAGTTAGCGAAGGCATTTCTAAAAGATATACAATAAAATTGCAAGAGTTTTTGTCATGTGTGCTTTTCATCCctagatttttcttttgttgtatatTAGTTTTTGTCCATCCTAGTGTATGTCTGTtgccattttcttttctttctattttttaccttatttttgtaatgtctgttGGTGTTGTagtatctatatttatttattttttaataaatgttgtttattaaaaaaaaaaactagcccaaatgttaatttatttattttatacctGAAGCACAAAACTTCAACACTTAAATATTAAGGgaacatatgattaatgtttCCATTCAACTTCTTGGATATAGATAACCAAGTCAAAGTCCTCTtgctacatatatattatatatatatttttttgaaaatagcGACAAGCGCCTATCCCACCACTAACCACTTGAATCAAGTGGCTTTGGCGCATATGtaaatttcattttgtattaGTTTAGTGTATTTGGAGCTTTATGACTCTAAAGAACTTGATTAATCACAAATAAGGGGTGATGACATTGATCATTACTGATGCAAGTCTTTGATGGAGTTCAATTAACAAATTGGTTTCAAGATGTCCAAAATTCAGGAAGCTGGAAATAGGCTTCATGTTGAAGCTAAAGACTGATGCAAGAGTACAAAAGAAGCTGACTTTGCATGGGACTGGTCACGTCCATATGAGCTGTGTGTGCCCTTGATGTTGACAAGTcaactttatctttatatttagcTGTTAAACTAGAGTATGCTATTAGTCCTTTTGGTCACCTTTTGACACTGTTATCATATCAAGTCCAGCTATATATGCTGGTTGTATGGCTGTATTTTGAGTAGAATGAAGACTTATCCTATTACTCAACTTAAACCTTGACTTTCATTCTCTACAAAGTGGTATTAGAGACATTtacttcttttctcttcttcaagCCAAAACACATCAACAATGAGTGAAACCAACTCTCAACTTCCGGTGCCGATACTCAAAGAGGGAGTGAGATATGAGAGATGGGTGTTGAAAATGAAAAGCTTTACTGAGATCTCAGGGTGTGTGGGATCTAGTAGAGAAAGGTCTACCAGAAGGAGAAGCGGATGAGCAAAAAGTTGAAGAAGGAGGCTAAAGcctttttttcttgatcttaCAAGCTGTTGATGAAGACACTCTTACAAGCATTGAAGGAGCCACCAGTGCCAAAGAAGCATGGGACATCCTCAAGGCTGAGTTTCAAGGTGACAAC
This portion of the Dioscorea cayenensis subsp. rotundata cultivar TDr96_F1 chromosome 3, TDr96_F1_v2_PseudoChromosome.rev07_lg8_w22 25.fasta, whole genome shotgun sequence genome encodes:
- the LOC120256863 gene encoding probable E3 ubiquitin-protein ligase RHY1A → MAGMLPGVECARRRRFHQGGSSDSSMGSRRSSFCLYTTSHDSHLNSNSNSKQRSGSLNKEFHALALGSIAREAKERLDERLRAQRTSEIKRYKSMESIKINKNESGSGSVHREVFCSKKSARKFSWMKLGWKRSEEDECVVCLEEFKRGDILVHLPCLHRFHWTCVVPWIEANSHCPCCRTSVSLASLESC